Proteins encoded in a region of the Paenibacillus sp. E222 genome:
- a CDS encoding diacylglycerol kinase — translation MKKARLIYNPTSGREEMKKRLADILQRLDQGGIEASCHATTGEGDATREAELAIERGYDMIIAAGGDGTLYEVINGMAERENRPPLGVFPLGTTNDFARALGIPRQWEDYVDLVINQQLRPLDLGKANDKYFINIAGGGSLTELTYEVPSRLKTMIGQLAYYMKGIEKMASLSPQELVIRAAGQEEIHDEFMLFLIANTNSVGGFEKLAPGATIDDGLFDVIGVRKCNLADMIRLVTLALRGEHLNDKKVVHFQTDYMEVTSPGYVQLNLDGELGGTLPATFKNLRHHLMLYR, via the coding sequence ATGAAAAAAGCTCGCTTGATATATAATCCGACCTCAGGCCGGGAAGAAATGAAGAAACGTCTGGCTGATATTTTGCAGCGTTTGGATCAAGGTGGTATCGAAGCCTCGTGTCACGCAACAACGGGTGAAGGAGATGCAACCCGGGAAGCGGAGCTGGCGATTGAACGCGGATATGACATGATTATTGCCGCTGGCGGCGACGGTACATTGTATGAAGTCATTAACGGTATGGCCGAGCGGGAGAATCGTCCTCCGCTGGGTGTATTTCCTTTGGGAACGACCAATGATTTTGCGCGTGCGCTCGGTATTCCGAGACAGTGGGAAGATTACGTGGATCTGGTCATTAACCAGCAGCTTCGTCCGCTCGATCTGGGCAAGGCGAATGATAAATATTTTATCAATATTGCGGGCGGAGGTTCGTTAACCGAACTGACCTATGAGGTGCCAAGCCGTCTGAAAACGATGATCGGGCAACTGGCCTACTATATGAAGGGTATTGAGAAAATGGCTAGCCTGTCTCCGCAGGAACTGGTTATCCGTGCCGCGGGTCAGGAAGAAATTCATGATGAATTCATGCTGTTCCTCATTGCCAATACGAACTCCGTCGGGGGCTTCGAGAAGCTGGCTCCGGGTGCGACCATAGATGATGGTCTGTTCGATGTGATTGGTGTGCGCAAATGTAATCTGGCTGACATGATTCGCCTCGTAACCCTAGCGCTGCGTGGTGAACATCTGAATGACAAGAAGGTCGTTCATTTCCAAACGGATTATATGGAAGTAACGTCTCCGGGCTATGTGCAGTTGAACCTGGATGGTGAGCTGGGCGGTACATTGCCTGCGACATTCAAGAACTTGCGCCATCACCTGATGTTGTATCGTTAA
- a CDS encoding NPP1 family protein encodes MKKLVLLLMISILACFPFITAVEAAVINHDQVVGFQELTPVTVTQITAKRFQPYLKVYHGCVPFPAVDQQGNTNAGLQTSGSPNGNCSSSTGQVYSRSAWHNGVWAIMYAWYFPKDSPSSGLGHRHDWEGIVVWVDNPAAPNPQILSIAYSGHGQFTNVAPSNTNLNGTNPLISYNSTWPLNHELGVTGTVGGMQPLIGWDDLTSAARNALNTTDFGSANVPLNDSNFTNNLNKAWFR; translated from the coding sequence ATGAAAAAACTCGTTTTATTGCTCATGATATCGATCTTAGCCTGTTTTCCCTTTATTACAGCCGTTGAAGCCGCAGTCATTAACCATGATCAGGTTGTCGGATTCCAGGAACTAACTCCCGTCACAGTCACGCAAATAACAGCCAAGCGTTTCCAACCCTACTTAAAAGTCTACCATGGATGTGTTCCATTCCCCGCTGTGGATCAACAGGGCAATACCAATGCAGGCTTGCAAACCTCAGGTTCACCTAATGGAAATTGCAGCTCAAGCACAGGCCAAGTGTACTCCCGTTCGGCATGGCATAATGGCGTATGGGCTATTATGTACGCATGGTACTTCCCGAAAGACTCCCCTTCCTCCGGCCTCGGCCATCGTCATGACTGGGAAGGTATCGTTGTATGGGTAGACAATCCCGCAGCACCAAATCCTCAAATTCTCTCCATCGCCTATTCAGGACATGGGCAGTTCACGAATGTTGCACCAAGTAACACGAACCTGAACGGTACGAATCCTTTGATTAGTTACAACAGTACCTGGCCTCTAAACCATGAGCTTGGTGTTACTGGAACCGTCGGTGGAATGCAGCCTTTGATCGGTTGGGATGATCTGACGTCTGCGGCCCGCAATGCGCTGAATACAACCGATTTTGGCAGTGCCAATGTTCCGTTGAACGATAGTAATTTTACGAACAATTTAAACAAGGCCTGGTTCAGGTAA
- a CDS encoding DUF4395 domain-containing protein: MREVPMRYVKANQIGIVLFVVLSFLFNQPLILGALWIIQVVGLASGGKLNLFVQIGKAVLTGKGSETQAVELQRFNNVLAVLFLTLALVSFGLGWQVAGYIFSSMLLLAASAALLGYCVGCTVYFWYKQLCAGRKIGF, translated from the coding sequence ATGCGGGAAGTACCTATGCGCTATGTCAAAGCGAATCAGATCGGGATTGTGCTATTTGTCGTCCTGTCATTTCTGTTCAACCAGCCGTTAATTCTGGGAGCGTTATGGATCATCCAAGTTGTCGGCCTGGCATCCGGAGGCAAGCTTAATCTGTTTGTACAGATTGGGAAGGCTGTGTTAACGGGAAAAGGGTCAGAGACACAGGCAGTGGAACTGCAACGCTTCAACAATGTTCTGGCCGTATTGTTTCTCACGTTGGCACTTGTCTCATTCGGTCTTGGCTGGCAGGTAGCGGGCTATATTTTCTCGTCGATGCTTCTCCTGGCTGCAAGTGCCGCATTGCTCGGTTACTGTGTGGGCTGCACCGTATATTTTTGGTATAAACAGCTCTGTGCTGGCAGAAAGATTGGCTTTTAA
- a CDS encoding ketopantoate reductase family protein yields the protein MNILVYGAGVLGSQLAQVLVRGGNDVTILARGKRAEELERDGIVIRHVFQFRTTVDPVRVTRTLEENDHYDLIFVVMKYNDFPSVLPILAANQSRNVVIVGNNADARSMQLFLEENSRVEKKVAFGFHISGGRRQEDRMLSIGGASGQMVIGGLDSEIAFKSILDQAFEKTKYKLNYLDDIDAWLKSHIVPILMLNAVSFNEKREMIRLDGNRKQLQHMIGAMDEGFRVLEAMGITIIPEMQAKLIRKHQRMFYLLLKLYSMLPIYKLVAGSFGEIEALDHAFTDWKKATGVPTPHWEILKRDYSIL from the coding sequence ATGAACATATTAGTGTATGGTGCAGGCGTCTTGGGCAGTCAGTTGGCGCAGGTTCTGGTACGTGGGGGAAATGACGTCACCATTCTGGCTAGAGGGAAGCGGGCAGAGGAACTGGAGAGGGATGGCATCGTCATTCGTCATGTGTTCCAGTTTAGAACGACCGTTGACCCGGTGCGGGTAACAAGAACGTTGGAAGAGAATGATCACTATGATCTTATTTTTGTGGTTATGAAATATAACGATTTTCCATCAGTGCTGCCTATTTTGGCGGCCAATCAGAGCAGGAATGTGGTGATTGTCGGTAACAATGCAGATGCACGAAGCATGCAACTCTTTTTGGAGGAAAACAGCAGAGTGGAAAAGAAAGTCGCATTTGGTTTTCATATCAGCGGCGGGCGGCGGCAAGAAGACCGGATGTTATCCATTGGTGGAGCAAGCGGGCAAATGGTGATTGGTGGGCTGGATAGCGAGATTGCCTTTAAATCCATACTGGATCAAGCTTTTGAGAAGACGAAATACAAGTTGAATTACCTGGATGATATTGATGCCTGGCTGAAAAGCCATATTGTGCCCATTCTGATGCTTAATGCAGTGAGCTTTAATGAGAAGCGTGAGATGATCAGGTTGGACGGGAACAGAAAGCAACTCCAGCATATGATTGGGGCGATGGATGAGGGCTTTCGCGTGCTTGAGGCTATGGGTATAACGATTATACCGGAGATGCAGGCTAAACTGATTCGCAAGCATCAACGGATGTTTTACCTTCTATTGAAATTATATAGTATGCTTCCGATCTATAAACTGGTTGCGGGTTCTTTTGGGGAGATCGAGGCGTTAGATCATGCATTTACTGATTGGAAAAAGGCCACAGGTGTACCAACACCGCATTGGGAGATCTTGAAAAGGGACTATTCCATCTTATAA
- a CDS encoding TetR/AcrR family transcriptional regulator, producing MDRRVVKTRKAITEALIGLLKEQDFEQITINDIADRADVNRGTVYLHYTDKFDLLDQSIETYLQQLVESCMVESPTTPMTVKEALLRTFRYLEQHAPVYTTLLTQKGIPAFRNRMMTLLVQGVEEQVDACGIHKGINREITVQFLACASAGLLEWWIMNSMPYPAEQIVEELMSLLELHLIVPSQVKG from the coding sequence ATGGACAGACGAGTTGTCAAGACAAGAAAAGCCATAACCGAGGCCTTGATCGGGCTGTTGAAAGAGCAGGATTTTGAGCAAATTACGATTAATGACATTGCTGATCGGGCCGATGTGAACCGCGGTACCGTCTATTTGCACTACACGGACAAGTTCGATCTGCTGGATCAAAGCATTGAGACGTATTTGCAGCAGCTGGTGGAGAGCTGTATGGTGGAGAGCCCTACCACGCCCATGACTGTCAAGGAGGCATTGCTCCGAACCTTCCGTTACCTGGAGCAGCACGCCCCCGTGTATACCACGCTATTAACCCAAAAAGGCATTCCCGCCTTCCGGAATCGGATGATGACGCTCCTGGTTCAGGGGGTCGAAGAGCAGGTTGATGCGTGTGGCATTCACAAAGGGATTAACCGGGAAATCACTGTACAATTTCTGGCCTGTGCCTCCGCAGGCCTGCTGGAATGGTGGATCATGAATTCCATGCCTTATCCAGCCGAACAGATTGTTGAAGAACTGATGTCTTTGCTGGAGCTTCATCTGATTGTTCCTTCTCAGGTAAAGGGTTAA
- the bioC gene encoding malonyl-ACP O-methyltransferase BioC has translation MTIGRSRAVQRQFNRSATSYDAHAHIQRSMAEQLARSLAEWRNRRFLSDPSILEIGCGTGALTQILVNEWPNANITALDIASEMIEVASKRFRSAEHPGTANCKMDNLRFLQADIEMWAVNAPECSVDIIVSNACFQWLSSPKETLGHLRRMLRPGGVLIFTTFGPDTFREMHEAFDKVYHANGMEPQRHGLSFHAPAQWEIMLQESGYSGFRCERSMHMEKYASARDFLYTVKGMGASTSEAATVSGYSLRRLFTNMYKEYEDKFSIQGGVAATYDLLLIQSVAPY, from the coding sequence ATGACCATTGGTAGAAGCCGTGCGGTTCAACGCCAATTTAATCGTAGTGCCACTTCTTATGATGCACATGCTCATATTCAGCGTTCTATGGCTGAGCAGCTAGCAAGATCCCTCGCTGAATGGAGGAACAGAAGGTTCTTAAGTGATCCAAGCATTCTCGAAATCGGTTGTGGCACGGGGGCTTTGACTCAAATTCTGGTGAATGAATGGCCTAATGCCAATATTACTGCACTTGATATTGCATCCGAGATGATTGAAGTGGCTTCAAAACGGTTCCGATCAGCAGAGCATCCAGGTACTGCAAATTGCAAAATGGATAATTTACGTTTTCTACAAGCAGATATCGAAATGTGGGCCGTAAATGCTCCGGAGTGCTCAGTGGATATCATCGTCTCCAACGCCTGTTTTCAATGGCTAAGTTCGCCGAAGGAAACACTGGGTCACCTGCGGCGAATGCTGCGCCCAGGGGGTGTGCTCATATTTACGACCTTCGGGCCTGATACATTTCGTGAGATGCATGAGGCATTTGATAAAGTTTATCATGCCAACGGGATGGAACCACAGCGACATGGACTTTCGTTTCATGCACCTGCTCAATGGGAGATCATGCTTCAGGAATCCGGGTATTCTGGTTTCCGTTGTGAGCGTTCGATGCATATGGAAAAGTATGCTTCCGCGAGAGATTTTCTTTATACAGTTAAAGGAATGGGAGCCAGCACTTCAGAAGCAGCAACGGTATCCGGGTACAGCTTGCGGCGATTGTTCACCAACATGTATAAGGAGTACGAGGATAAGTTCAGCATACAGGGAGGCGTCGCAGCGACGTACGATCTTCTACTCATTCAATCCGTAGCTCCTTATTAA
- a CDS encoding alpha/beta hydrolase, producing the protein MSALNNNPLQIEQEKSGTILWLTGWSMPDAVFDRLRLLLPDFRHMSVDYSAADSPEEMLCLTETAVRDMLDIEGTAFRERVSQGPHLISGWSLGGLLALRLAAKGYADGLVLFGATARFTRSKEEFDRGLADAYVRQMIKGILRDRHAVETNFRKVMFTEQEWEAGLAERLPHTGSWTTQALLAGLQLLRTENGLSQLPSIDCPVLIFHGTEDKICPYGAGLELMNQLPHAKLITLTACGHAPFLGKEVHIADEWRRWWHDHW; encoded by the coding sequence ATGAGTGCCTTGAATAATAATCCGCTACAAATTGAGCAAGAGAAAAGTGGAACTATATTATGGTTAACGGGATGGAGCATGCCTGATGCTGTGTTTGACCGTCTTCGCCTGTTATTGCCTGATTTTCGTCATATGTCTGTAGATTATAGTGCTGCGGATTCTCCAGAGGAAATGCTGTGTTTAACTGAAACAGCAGTTAGGGACATGTTAGATATTGAAGGAACAGCTTTCAGGGAGAGAGTTTCCCAAGGTCCACATCTAATATCAGGTTGGTCGCTTGGAGGTTTACTGGCGCTCAGACTAGCGGCTAAAGGTTACGCAGATGGCCTTGTGCTGTTCGGTGCAACGGCTCGTTTTACCCGTTCAAAAGAAGAGTTTGACCGCGGCTTGGCAGATGCATATGTTAGGCAGATGATCAAAGGGATCTTAAGGGATCGACATGCAGTTGAAACGAATTTTCGAAAGGTGATGTTTACGGAGCAAGAATGGGAGGCGGGTCTTGCTGAACGTCTGCCCCATACGGGTAGCTGGACAACCCAAGCATTACTGGCAGGTCTTCAATTGTTGCGAACCGAGAATGGTTTGTCTCAACTGCCGAGTATAGATTGTCCTGTTCTTATTTTTCACGGCACCGAGGATAAGATATGTCCTTATGGTGCTGGATTGGAGCTTATGAATCAATTACCCCATGCCAAGTTAATTACATTAACCGCCTGCGGACATGCACCTTTTTTGGGAAAGGAAGTACACATTGCTGATGAATGGAGGAGATGGTGGCATGACCATTGGTAG
- the bioF gene encoding 8-amino-7-oxononanoate synthase — translation MNWMEKELALLADASNERYLRDSAAVPDCPGYTWRGDRVLLNLASNDYLGLAQHPAIIDTIRAALLTEGGGSGASRLVTGNRPPYGRLEEALATWQHSEAALVFANGYMANSGVIRALVGRGDVVFSDQLNHASIVDGIVLSRAEHARYRHNDMEHLKLLLNKHRDKRRKLIVTDAVFSMDGDQAHLKELVALKQEYGAMLMVDEAHSGGIYGKLGEGLCFKLGLHHDVDVHMGTFSKSFGLYGAYVCGSRTLIRFLINKARPLIYSTALPPSLVAGISTALTLVKADHWRRERLYLASQLFRSSLRDAGFHVGTGDSPIVPIIVGDNEGALRFSEALEAGGIAGIAIRPPTVPDGTARIRFSLSADHTSKELNDASVQICKIGLQLGVLTS, via the coding sequence ATGAATTGGATGGAAAAAGAACTTGCGTTATTGGCTGATGCCTCCAATGAACGTTACCTGCGTGATAGTGCCGCGGTTCCAGATTGTCCTGGGTATACGTGGAGGGGGGACCGAGTGCTCCTCAACCTGGCCTCCAATGACTACCTGGGACTTGCACAACATCCCGCTATCATCGATACAATTCGCGCGGCGCTTCTTACCGAAGGAGGAGGCTCAGGCGCATCTCGTCTTGTTACTGGGAATCGACCGCCTTATGGCCGTCTGGAAGAAGCGCTGGCCACTTGGCAGCATAGTGAAGCTGCGCTTGTTTTTGCAAATGGTTATATGGCTAATTCTGGTGTCATTCGTGCACTCGTGGGCCGAGGTGATGTGGTTTTTAGTGATCAATTAAACCATGCCAGCATCGTGGACGGTATTGTGCTGAGCCGCGCGGAACATGCCCGGTATCGGCATAATGATATGGAGCATCTGAAGCTATTATTGAACAAACATCGGGATAAACGGCGTAAGCTGATTGTCACGGATGCCGTCTTTTCAATGGATGGTGATCAAGCACACTTGAAAGAGCTCGTTGCGCTCAAACAAGAATACGGGGCCATGCTGATGGTGGATGAGGCGCACAGTGGGGGCATCTACGGGAAACTGGGTGAAGGACTGTGCTTTAAGCTTGGTCTGCATCATGATGTGGATGTGCATATGGGGACGTTTAGCAAATCATTCGGTTTATATGGAGCTTATGTCTGTGGCAGCCGAACATTAATCCGCTTTCTCATCAACAAAGCAAGACCACTTATCTATTCAACGGCATTGCCGCCTTCTCTCGTAGCTGGTATTTCAACAGCGTTAACTTTGGTAAAAGCGGATCATTGGCGCCGCGAACGCCTCTACTTGGCAAGTCAATTATTTCGTTCTTCGCTTAGGGATGCCGGATTTCACGTTGGGACCGGGGATTCCCCTATTGTGCCGATCATTGTCGGTGATAACGAAGGGGCTCTTCGTTTCAGTGAGGCACTTGAAGCAGGTGGTATTGCTGGGATTGCCATCCGACCGCCTACCGTTCCTGATGGCACGGCCCGAATTCGCTTCTCTTTATCAGCCGACCATACCTCTAAGGAACTGAATGATGCCAGCGTACAAATCTGTAAAATCGGACTGCAGTTAGGAGTGCTGACCTCATGA
- the bioB gene encoding biotin synthase BioB produces MKTTVTNLEWSSLANRSLNGECLTMEEGLAVLEASDDEVLPLMQAAFQVRQYFYGKKVKLNMIINAKSGYCPEDCGYCSQSIVSTAPIQKYSLLDKETLLAGAHEAMARKAGTYCIVASGKGPTNKELDQVVEAVKEIRETMPLKICACLGILKDDQAERLAEAGVHRYNHNLNTSKANYPSITTTHTYDQRIETVEKVKAYGMSPCSGVIIGMGESNQEIVEMAFALRKLDADSIPINFLNAIPGTPLEGAGRTPAMKALKVLALFRLICPSKEIRVAGGREINLRTLQPLSLYAANSLFVGDYLTTAGQEISNDHQMIEDLGFEIELNAL; encoded by the coding sequence TTGAAAACAACGGTAACTAATCTAGAATGGTCGTCGCTTGCGAATCGATCGTTGAATGGCGAATGTTTAACAATGGAAGAGGGACTTGCCGTGCTTGAAGCAAGCGACGATGAGGTATTGCCGCTGATGCAAGCGGCTTTCCAAGTGAGGCAATATTTTTACGGCAAAAAAGTGAAGCTGAATATGATTATCAACGCCAAAAGCGGCTATTGTCCCGAAGACTGCGGCTATTGCTCACAATCCATCGTATCCACCGCTCCCATCCAGAAATACAGCTTGCTCGACAAAGAAACGTTGCTTGCAGGAGCACATGAAGCTATGGCGCGTAAAGCAGGAACCTATTGCATTGTAGCTTCAGGCAAAGGTCCCACGAATAAAGAGCTGGATCAAGTGGTTGAGGCGGTAAAAGAAATCCGTGAAACGATGCCACTTAAAATCTGTGCTTGTCTAGGAATCTTGAAGGACGATCAAGCAGAACGTTTGGCTGAAGCAGGCGTGCACCGATATAATCACAACTTGAACACAAGTAAGGCCAATTATCCATCGATAACCACAACGCATACCTATGACCAGCGAATTGAAACCGTGGAAAAGGTAAAAGCATACGGCATGTCTCCCTGTTCCGGTGTCATTATTGGTATGGGTGAGAGTAATCAGGAAATTGTTGAGATGGCTTTCGCGCTCCGTAAGCTTGATGCGGATTCAATTCCGATTAATTTCCTGAATGCAATACCGGGGACCCCTCTGGAAGGAGCAGGACGCACTCCGGCTATGAAGGCGCTTAAGGTACTGGCACTATTTCGGCTCATCTGTCCATCTAAAGAGATTCGTGTTGCGGGTGGACGCGAGATTAACCTCCGTACATTGCAACCTTTGTCACTGTATGCTGCTAATTCACTCTTTGTAGGTGATTATTTAACGACAGCAGGTCAGGAAATATCAAATGATCATCAAATGATTGAAGATCTGGGTTTTGAGATTGAGTTAAATGCACTATAA
- the bioD gene encoding dethiobiotin synthase: MNVFPGLFVTGTDTGVGKTIVTGALVAALRAEKRNIGVWKPVQSGALLGSGETDAERLLQYTGIDERAEHVAPFTFQAPLTPMLAAKQDEVEITLQEIISAGQPLADRYESVLIEGAGGVAVPLTEDSFVVDLISKLRTPALIVARTGLGTINHTLLTVSYLQQHGIKIVGFILNDGESDEIYNDSSITTNAELIERYCGIPFLGRFPRLMDEINTELLIQVIRETIQLTPIRQALTVQSMEEE, from the coding sequence ATGAATGTATTTCCCGGATTATTTGTAACTGGTACGGACACAGGGGTTGGAAAAACAATCGTTACAGGGGCTCTTGTTGCTGCGCTTCGTGCTGAAAAGCGGAATATAGGCGTCTGGAAGCCTGTGCAATCCGGTGCACTTCTTGGCAGTGGAGAAACCGATGCAGAACGCCTGTTGCAATACACCGGAATTGATGAGCGTGCCGAGCATGTGGCGCCATTTACGTTCCAAGCTCCACTGACCCCGATGCTAGCTGCCAAGCAGGATGAGGTGGAAATTACGCTACAGGAAATAATCAGTGCGGGTCAGCCGCTGGCAGATCGATACGAATCGGTACTCATTGAAGGAGCAGGCGGTGTCGCTGTCCCTCTGACCGAAGACTCTTTTGTGGTGGATTTGATCTCGAAGCTACGGACACCGGCCCTGATCGTTGCACGGACAGGTTTAGGTACGATTAATCATACACTTCTTACAGTGTCATACCTGCAGCAGCATGGGATTAAGATCGTAGGTTTTATTCTGAACGATGGTGAATCTGACGAGATTTATAACGACTCCAGCATCACAACAAACGCGGAGCTGATTGAACGTTATTGCGGCATCCCCTTTCTTGGACGTTTTCCTCGCTTAATGGACGAAATAAATACAGAATTGTTGATCCAGGTCATTCGAGAGACGATCCAGTTAACACCGATCAGACAGGCATTAACAGTTCAATCCATGGAGGAGGAATGA
- the bioA gene encoding adenosylmethionine--8-amino-7-oxononanoate transaminase yields the protein MTHYERLAAKNKAHLWNPFTQMKDYNNSDPLIIERGEGVMLYDVQGRAYYDGFSSVWLNVHGHNIPELNQAITDQLERVAHSTLLGMANVPAIELAEKLVEISPEGLNKVFYSDSGATGVEIAVKMAFQYWKNRGETGKTKFITMNQAYHGDTIGAVSVGAIPLYHDVFRPMLFPTHVIPYPYVYRYEDGEREAMEATLTALRNVLETSADEIAAIIVEPIVQGASGILIMPEGCLREMAALCLTYDILFIADEVATGFGRTGAMFACDLEEVSPDLMVIGKGLTGGYLPVAATLATDEVYSAFYADYEEQKTFFHGHSFTGNPLGCAVALANLKRFEERNLVEGVRAKAAFVEQKLSVLKGSPHVGDIRQKGLMLGIELVRDKATREPYDWAERIGVRVTERARELGMLTRPLGNVVVFMPPLASTEAELEAMIDILMQSIVDVTEGGSKS from the coding sequence GTGACACATTATGAACGGCTTGCAGCCAAAAATAAGGCTCATTTATGGAACCCTTTTACGCAAATGAAAGATTACAATAACTCTGATCCTCTCATCATTGAACGAGGCGAAGGCGTCATGCTCTATGACGTCCAGGGACGTGCTTATTATGATGGCTTCTCCTCGGTTTGGCTTAATGTTCACGGACATAACATACCCGAGCTGAACCAGGCCATAACGGATCAGTTGGAACGTGTTGCACATTCTACGTTACTCGGAATGGCTAATGTGCCAGCTATTGAACTTGCTGAGAAACTAGTAGAGATTTCCCCAGAGGGATTAAATAAAGTATTTTATTCCGATTCGGGAGCAACTGGTGTCGAGATCGCAGTGAAAATGGCGTTTCAATACTGGAAGAATCGAGGAGAAACTGGTAAAACGAAGTTTATCACGATGAATCAAGCCTATCACGGAGATACGATTGGTGCGGTGAGTGTCGGTGCAATTCCGTTGTACCACGATGTGTTCCGTCCCATGCTGTTTCCTACTCATGTCATTCCATATCCTTACGTCTATCGATATGAGGATGGCGAGCGGGAAGCCATGGAAGCTACGTTAACCGCATTACGTAATGTACTTGAAACGAGTGCAGATGAAATCGCGGCTATTATCGTGGAGCCGATTGTGCAAGGAGCTAGCGGCATCCTGATTATGCCAGAGGGCTGTCTCCGCGAGATGGCAGCACTTTGCCTTACATATGACATACTATTCATCGCCGATGAGGTGGCGACAGGTTTCGGTAGAACAGGTGCAATGTTTGCTTGTGATCTCGAAGAAGTGTCACCTGACTTGATGGTGATAGGCAAAGGCCTTACAGGCGGCTACTTACCTGTGGCTGCGACACTGGCAACAGATGAGGTGTACAGCGCATTTTATGCCGATTATGAAGAGCAAAAAACATTTTTCCACGGTCATTCCTTCACAGGTAACCCGCTCGGCTGCGCTGTTGCTTTGGCTAACTTGAAACGATTTGAAGAGCGCAACCTGGTGGAAGGTGTAAGAGCAAAGGCGGCTTTTGTCGAGCAGAAGCTCTCAGTACTTAAAGGTTCTCCGCACGTCGGGGATATCAGGCAAAAGGGACTGATGTTAGGAATTGAGCTTGTACGGGATAAAGCAACTCGGGAACCGTACGATTGGGCCGAACGAATTGGTGTTCGGGTAACGGAGCGGGCCAGAGAGCTTGGCATGCTTACGAGACCCCTTGGCAATGTTGTTGTGTTCATGCCTCCTCTCGCTAGCACAGAAGCTGAGCTTGAAGCAATGATTGATATCTTGATGCAATCCATTGTTGACGTTACCGAAGGTGGTTCGAAATCATGA
- a CDS encoding sirohydrochlorin chelatase: protein MKKPGVLIISHGSQEKTWVESVDDAVSRLNLPESLPVEAGFLELVEGRLIQDGINRLEAQGVTDILVVPLFVSSGSTHVDEIEYAIGAKDAPERETDLEPFEVKAQVHFGYPVDNDPDIAVMVWDKVKALSQQPEQETILLVGHGSIHDGFRQRWEAGISSLAQRVQEVSGVAHTDYALLNPDSVYSKAKYWSEERGSRVIVAPLFLSAGYFTMKVIPSRLKELDYAYSGETLLPHPLLGTWLERQIQRLLERCNEVKV from the coding sequence ATGAAGAAACCGGGTGTACTCATCATTAGTCACGGTTCTCAGGAGAAGACCTGGGTAGAATCCGTCGATGACGCGGTCTCCCGGTTGAATCTGCCTGAATCATTGCCCGTTGAAGCCGGGTTTCTTGAACTGGTGGAAGGACGCCTGATCCAGGACGGTATCAACCGACTGGAAGCACAGGGCGTAACTGATATATTGGTCGTACCTCTGTTTGTATCGTCCGGTAGTACACATGTGGATGAGATTGAGTATGCCATCGGTGCCAAAGACGCTCCGGAGCGTGAGACGGATCTGGAACCCTTTGAGGTGAAAGCACAAGTCCACTTCGGCTATCCTGTGGATAACGACCCGGATATTGCGGTCATGGTCTGGGACAAGGTAAAGGCCCTGTCGCAGCAGCCAGAACAGGAGACGATTCTGCTAGTCGGACATGGGAGTATTCACGATGGATTCCGTCAGCGCTGGGAAGCGGGTATTTCTTCACTCGCACAGCGGGTGCAGGAAGTCAGCGGTGTTGCTCATACCGATTATGCGCTGCTAAATCCGGACAGTGTGTACAGCAAGGCGAAATACTGGAGTGAAGAGCGGGGGAGCCGGGTTATTGTGGCGCCGTTGTTTTTGAGTGCCGGTTATTTCACTATGAAAGTGATTCCGAGCCGACTGAAGGAGCTGGATTACGCGTATAGTGGTGAGACGCTGCTTCCACATCCGCTATTAGGGACGTGGCTGGAGCGCCAAATTCAACGTTTACTGGAAAGATGTAATGAGGTTAAGGTTTAG
- a CDS encoding YerC/YecD family TrpR-related protein, with amino-acid sequence MQLKKLNDKSIEQLFEAILTLKDIEECYVFFDDLCTVNEIQSMSQRLEVARMLGKGNTYNQIEAETGASTATISRVKRCLNYGNDGYKMTLERLGR; translated from the coding sequence ATGCAGCTGAAAAAGCTAAATGATAAAAGCATTGAACAATTATTTGAGGCTATTTTGACTCTGAAAGATATTGAAGAGTGTTATGTGTTTTTTGATGACCTCTGCACGGTAAACGAGATTCAATCCATGTCCCAGCGGCTGGAAGTAGCACGTATGCTTGGCAAAGGAAATACTTATAACCAGATTGAAGCGGAGACAGGTGCAAGCACAGCCACGATCTCTCGTGTAAAACGCTGCCTGAACTACGGTAATGACGGTTATAAAATGACGCTGGAACGCCTGGGACGATAA